The window taggaaaggggggacaaaacctacttggagtaggattgccccccctagggtgcgcctctccccttggccggccctctcctcctcccccctttatatacggaggaggggggcaccccatagacagaacaattgatcccttggatctcttagccgtgtgcggtgccccctctaatccacctcgataatatcgtagcggtgcttaggcgaagccctgcatcggtagaacatcatcatcgtcaccacgccgtcatgctaacggaactctccctcaaagctcggctggatcggagttcgagggacgtcattgagttgaacgtgtgcagaactcggaggtgccgtgcgttgggtacttgatcggtcggatcgtgaagacgtacgactacatcaaccacgttgtgctaacgcttccgctttcggtctacgagggtacgtggacacactctcccctctcgttgctatgcgtcaccatgatcttgcgtgtgcgtaggatattttttgaaattactacgttccccaacaatttcaccattatttgggcctagaggaaggcattggggagtaataagtagatgatgggttgctagagtgacataagcttaagccctagtttataagttgcttcgtaaggggctgatttggatccgtatatttcatgctatggttaggtttaccttaatacttcttttgtagttgtggatgcttgcaataggtgttaatcataagtgggatgcttgtccaagaaagggcggtacccaagcaccggtccacccacatatcaaattatcaaagtaacgaacgcgaattatatgagcgtgatgaaaactagcttgacgataattcccatgtgtcctcaggagcgcttttctcattataagaacttgtccaggcttgtcctttactacaaaaaggattgggccaccttgctgcactttatttactttcattgcttgttacctgttacaaattatcctatcacaaaactatctgttacctacaatttcagtgcttgcagagaataccttactgaaaaccgcttgtcatttccttctgctccttgttgggttcgacactcttacttatcgaaaggactacgatagatcccctacacttgtgggtcatcaggacgtTGTGCAGACGAGCTTGTCAGCACCAgcacccgggctgccaaagcagcgccggcgcccgggcagcgaggcccgagcgaccaacaGAGGAGCGGGGCCCGAGTTGAGGCAGCCGATGAGCCTAACGCAGCCGTCCCGACGCAGCCGAGGATGAGGCTAGCGGGGTAGACCGCCGGGCCGCCGTGCAGACGCGGCAGAGGCGGTGGCGTGGATCGATTGGCGGGCGGACGCGCGagcggcggctatgattggccgccgcatggcgcgaggccgccgggtataGGCGATGCAGGTGTCCCGGTCGGAATAGGACGGTGACGGCTGGCGCAGGGCGATGGGCGGGCCGGCGCGCGGACGACGGCCTTGAGGGCTGCCTatcgcgcgaggccgccgggtcggtgaagtaGCCGGCCAGTTGCACCGGTGTTGGAGTAGAGGCACGGGGTGTCGACGGCGGCAgcaggcgacgcaaaccgatcaagcatagatcgaaaaaccaaaaagaaaaacgccGATCAAAACGACCGGTGAGAGAGCgaaaacccggatcaaaggatcgggaaaaagactctccagggcagccggtcaacacaaccagcggacgaaccctaggtacgggcggcgcgaccCCCGGCGGCGATCATGAAGACCGCCCGCCCTGGGGGCGGCGCACGGAGCGGAAGCGacgggcggctagggtttagaacccggaaactgataccatgttagacaTGAGAGAGGGAttttggtggaatagttgttttgttgtattgcttgagcctcatgggcatatatatataggagtacaatgatcgtCTTGAAGTACAAGTCAAGGTAGGAACAAATCCCATGTTTCctaaataaacattatactcaacacaAACGTTACGAGCTCCTTACGCGGATGGTGTCATCCATTAGCTTATACAACCACTTTTCGAACACAGGGGTTGTTTTCAACCACTtttactcttttggggcttttcaaaTCAAAAGTAAACGGTTAGGAAACCATGCCACTATATTCCCCAGGATATTTTCATGAACTCTCGCCTAATGCTAAGAATCTTTGGGAATTGGAGTAATATATGGCCGTAATACTAAGAAATTtattattatactccctccgttccaaaatagatgactcaactttatactaactttcatCTATTTTGGAAATATCTTTGTTCCAACGAATGACATGCCTAGGGGAAAAAAATCCCAATGCAAAGCGAATGAGAGCCCTTGTCTGTTTTTTCGCACCTTCACGTGCAAGTGCAACGCGTACGTACGATTGACGAACCAGCTGCAGGCACACGACGGACGTCCAGCGGTCCAGGCTCTCAAGCTTGCTCGGTCTACTGCTGTGCTATATAAACACGGCCCCATATGCTTGTTGCAATTCTTATTATCGCACTCAGGAAGAGAGAGCAAACAAACAGACTGCAAAGCTATTTGTTCCTCGTCCATCGGGGCATCTGCCTCGCTCGATTCGATCGCCATGGCTCCACCCGTCTCACCGCTTCGGCTCGCCGTCGCCGTTCTCCTCCTGCTCGCGCTGCTCTGCGGACGAAGACCATGCGGCGGCGTCGGTGCCATGCCGGTGCCGGTGCACGCGGACAGGAGCGGGCGAGCTCGGCGTGGTCACCGACGGGGGAGCACGGTGCCGACTGGCGCCGGCGTCCGGAGGACACCGGGCCTCTCCCCGCGCGGCACTCGTGTCACGCCGTCCGGCCCGTCAGAGCGCCACAACGCGTGGACCGATGCCAGCGACCCCGCCGGGCGTGGCCAGAGCCCGGAGGCGCGGGCGTCACCCTGACCGCCGACGACGGCCGGCCTGGAGCATGCCTATACAATGTAACCGGTGGGATTGTATTTTCCTTTCAGTGCTAGGAGCTAGTAGCTCGGTTTGGTGTGTAAATTTTTTGTGCTGGTATGTGCTGCAGTTAATCGGAGTTGCTTATAGCATTGTTGGTGGTATGAGAATGGTAATGCTGGTATCATTCAGTCCCGTACGTGTCAAGTAATTTAGTCAGTGTCTAGTGTTTGCATGTACTCAGAAATGATAAAAAAATacaccctccgtccgaaaataagtgtctcaattttaGTACAATTTTGGGTTCTCAAAAAAAAGTTTAGTACAATTTTATAAACTTATGctaaagttgagacatttattttgaaacggagggagtagttattagcTGTTTTTAAATGTTCTTCCTGGTAACTGAATCCTCATTTGGGTCACTGGAACCCAACCAGACTTGAGCCATTTGCGTCATATGTATGTACTccctgatctaaacgctcttacattAGTTTACGGAGTATGcatttatttgcatctttgctGCATTAATATGGGACTGGCTATACGTAAGCTGCCCTGCCTTCCCTGTCACCGGCAGCCGGCGACATACCCTCCATCACCCTTGTGGCGACGTAAGCCCAGCCCCCCACCCCGCTTCGGCGGCGATGCCACTTGTCCCCGTCTTCAGGTCATTCGATTTCGGGCAACTTGCAAATATCAGCTGCGCATATCTGAAACAAAATGCATTTGTTTGCATGTTTCTGTCGTGTAGTAGTTGATGAAGTGGTTGTTCAGTTAGGAAGCTGCGGCTTGATTGACTGGGTCTCTCCCTCCCGAGTACTCCTCCCTCCCTTGCAGTTATGCTGTTGCTGTGCTGATGATTCTACATATCCTGCACCTGATAGAGCTACAGATATGCAGAAATGCTGTGGATTAACTGGATTCAGCATGGGCCCCTTGTTGGTCCGTCACTGGCCTGGGAGCTTGCCCTGCGTGCAACAGATTCATTCACCTGCTCCCACTGAACCCAGCAGCAGTTGACCAATTCACAAACTGAATGTCTGCAATTTCTGTTACGACATCACACTACGGTACCCACATAATTTACACCGGATGTATACCGATGCAGATCGGCGCGACATTTTTCAACTCAGATTTATTACATGTTTTCAGATAATGTGAATGGTTGGTGTGAAGTTCGCAGCACCTCCGCCCTGGTGGAGTTTATTCTGTGCTGCCGGGACCCATCAGACTACATGGTGGAACCACTGCGCTGAAATTTAGAGCTGCGTCGGGATCATGGCTGCCTTAGGAGGTGCGTCCTGGCTAGATCCTGGCTAGATCCTGGCAAAACATTGTGACAGTTCATAGGCCACCTTCTCCTCCTCGGAGACGCCGTTCTCCTGAAGAGTGGAAAACAACAACAGAAAACAGATTGGCTATTGGTCAGTCTCTCGCATAAACACGAGTCTTCACGAGAAGAGTGACCGTGCACTGATAATTACAAGATCCTGGGAGGAATTTAGGCAGTGTCGTTGTATTGGTGCCGGGGGTACCTTTGGGCCTTCAATCTCTTCGATAACACAACTGGAAGCACTGGCACTACCATTCTGCAAGTAATACCCTGAGCAGAAGTTCGGAATGCTTGTGCCATTTTGATAAACATATGCATGTGGCAGCCCCTCTTGTTGTGATCTTATGGTAGTTTGGGCAGCAGAAGATGCTGTCCTCCTCTCATTGTTACAGTCTTGATTATCAATACCCATTGGTGCACAGACTCTTTCCCTGTCACATGAAGAGGAGTGCAGAAGCAAGCGCAATCAGAACCATACCAGAATTTGTGCAGTTACAATAAGTTGAAACTGCTGAAAGTTAATAATGACTCGTGTACCTTGGCAAAGATGCATGTCGCCTCCACAGTGGAGTGCCTCTTTCTCCTCTCAGGTGGTTCTCCTCAAGATGTACAAACTGCAGCCTCATACCATCAACCCCACTGCAACGTGGTAGTATTAAATTATGAGCAAGATTATACCGCTGATAAGGGGTATTAAACTAGGTTAGACCTCCCAAGTCCCAATGATTTATGTGTGAAAACAAAATGTGACATGGGCATACAAAGCATACAATTTCATGTATATGCTAAGCATCTATGCTAGTGCTGGTGTGCTGGCAGCAGATGGCAAAGCAACCTAACCTTGGATAGACGAAACTAGTCTGTCCTCCAGCTCTGATATAATCCTGAAGCATCTGTGGATGGTACTCCAAAATCTGTTTGCTttcaagaaaaggaaaaaaaatccaattttaagTTAGACGGATATAGTCAGCCTAAAACATACACTGAAGTGATGGTTCTCTACCTCTCGATATATCAGATCTCTTACACCATCCTTTGTTAGCTTCCATCTCTCAAATTCAAACTCAAGTTTTGAAAAGGGGTGTGGTGAAGGCTCATGTTCCAAGTTAGGAAATCCTTCAAAATATGGATCAGCTAAAGCCTAGAATACATATACAAAATATTACACTTATGTACTCATCAATTTCGGAATCAGTCATCATAAAAGCAAGAACTCTTTTTTGTGAAAAGTAATACCTCTTCAGCAGTAGGTCGATCTTTAGGATCAAATGCGAGTAAGCGTTCTAGGAGACGGACAGCCTGAGGATCAGCATTACAAAACATACTAGGAAAGGGGATAGGATGTTTCCTCTTCATGCTAGTCAAATATCTCCTGGCCTTCTCATTACGAATCTGCAGTTGTCATAGCCATGTTAAGAAATTCATTGCCTGAGCACTACTGTGCAATGGCATGTGCTAGAAGTAGCATAAATCTCAAACAGGTTATTATCTAGGAAACGATTTACTTAGAGAACGAACCACACAGAAGTAATGTGTTTGTGAGCCAGGTTGGGGTACTCATCATGTGATAGAAATCTGGCTTTCTGTCACATTGTATTGCATTTTACAGAAAGCCAGATTTCTATCTGTGGCCAAGTCTATATATGCTTCATTTTAAAGAAACCACCAGTAAAAAGCAACCAGTATGGTACTAACAAAAGACAGGAAAACAGTGAAATCTTTGTCCACTGGTGAATGGGTAATATGTAGACATACCTGGGATAGGGTTTCATATGATGGAGTTCCAAGGATATTTGTTATCAGATCTAGTTGGTTCGTGACATTCGTCCCAGGAAATAATGGTTTTCGAGTGANNNNNNNNNNNNNNNNNNNNNNNNNNNNNNNNNNNNNNNNNNNNNNNNNNNNNNNNNNNNNNNNNNNNNNNNNNNNNNNNNNNNNNNNNNNNNNNNNNNNNNNNNNNNNNNNNNNNNNNNNNNNNNNNNNNNNNNNNNNNNNNNNNNNNNNNNNNNNNNNNNNNNNNNNNNNNNNNNNNNNNNNNNNNNNNNNNNNNNNNNNNNNNNNNNNNNNNNNNNNNNNNNNNNNNNNNNNNNNNNNNNNNNNNNNNNNNNNNNNNNATAATTCTACAAGTGTCCACTGCAAGAAGATAAGTTCAGCAAAATTTGCATGTTTAGAAAGGAAAATTGGTGGCACTGTACTGCTTAGCACTTTACTACTTCAGTTTTCGCCATAATCGGCTGCATTTGGATACTTTCTAAAGGTGTTTTTTCAAAGATATTTCCTGAGTGGTTAGATACTAAAGCGCATGTTCACATTTGAAAGCACAGCTGTATTTGCTGCATAACTCTTAACACTTGTTAGTACAAATGTACTTGTAATCCTTATACAACTGTAATAGCTTTAATATTTACCAGATTAATCTGCACCGTTATAATTTGAGACCACCAAAATAAATGGCGTTGAGATGTCGCTTTCCTCTCCGATTAATGTGGGAATTTCTAACCCCCTTAAGAGCGATATGTGGTGGCTGTTAACTTGTTTTAATAATATGGTAACATAACATCATACACACACTATGACGGCTGGGGGGTTGCAGAAGTGGGTGCCCGAGCGATTCAACAAGAAAACATGAAATTTCTTTTGGCGAGTTCATTGTGAGGCGAAAGGTGGCAACTGCTCAGTGGCTTGGCGAAATCGTGTGCCGCCTGGTCAAGCTCGGCGGTCTGGGCATTGCAGATACGAGGAAGATGGGCTGGGCTCTGAGGACTAGGTGGCCTTGGCTCCAAGCATTGACCCATCCAAGCCATGGGctctgtcgggggttggatacgacatatgccaagggatggcttatcatggtgggagcgagtagaacgtcgccggtgcctggaagcgggatgaggcgaagacatgcacgccggcggaacttacccagcttcagggctctcctaggagataacacccctactgctgctttgcggggtctccgcatgatcactaaggcaaagtgactacaatggggctcctggagctgtatcgggaggcaggagagggcagggctagctctctcctccctatgctatctggtctatctctatcaaggtccgaaccctttgcatgggtgcatcggggggtttatataggcctaccccctgggggtacaatggtaatctggctgggcgcgggtcccagccgtctgtctctcagaccgccgtccttcccgccggcttctggggcccgccgactggcgggccccgcggacaggcttgatactatagtggcactcctgatgacgcaggcttggtcattgggtcgtggcaacagtgccgccgtctatcgggcgatcaccgtcgacattccccatcctatctggttaatggctcgtggggccctggggaggagtcggccgaccccagggaggccgactcccacaggtccgtcttcgggatgctcaggccgccttcggtccacccactgacaggcggccccgccgtcttcgggccgtacaggccggcgtcgtgggcacagtgcgctgcgcactgtggctgaggtcagggcaggcatggcaacagtgccgcgccttgccgaagatcttccagcgatacggctcactgtagccatgccggtcctTCGTAAGCAggaacggccacgccgtgaccgtaccctacatcgtacttcgagatgagggaggagtcatgggccgactctccatagtcggcctctctggaggtcgccagcttggagtcggcatatctcggagtcgccgtctgggactcggcttgtcttggagtcgtccTTGGGACTCGGCACACTTTGGAGTCGCTCCtgagactcggcctgaggggcgcggcttgccccgatgtcttgaaagatccttggactcgggttagcctactcgtggcccattactccgacagtagtccccgaagctagtgAAGCCCTGCGGTCGCTGCATTGTGGGGTTTCAACAGTTTCAACCTCCCCAGAGCggactgggaggctccccagctggtctcaccgagtcaagacgctgactcccgccggagccgccgccgtacagCGACTCcgggtcttgacgcagtcggagggtctcgtcggggccgacttgctggccgccttcgtggcgcgccaagttctcccgctccaaggccggcctcatctgatctgtcagatgagcggcctccgagacccaagtcggatgagcaccaaggagatgccccgcaaggaggtggcgaacttggtgaataatatcgcgcactgcgagttcgaggaggactggcagttcggcaaggagccgtactcgcgcgacaaccccccaccagtggtaagttgCGTCCCCTATTGTTTTGTCTTCTTcgcagccgactccggcttctgactcttgtcggtGTCTTCTGAGCcagaaccccctcatgcagcctgcagccggcgccgcgagacagccccgcgagtatgttcccgaccgCGCCGACAGCGACGTCGATGACCCCgatttgggggcggcggcgatggaagccgacgccgaaggcgggggagaaggagcagaaggcggcttcaggccctcggccaccttcgctgactggcctgaagacgacgctgacggggaagtcgccccgcgccaccagccgagggCCGGCTCGTCGGGCGCCGGCGCCTCCGCCGGCCAggctggccaaggcggcgcgaagaggcgtcacgccgggccgagtgcgcccggcggcaaattgaagaagctcaagggggcggccgccgggaCCAAACAGGAGGAGGCGGccacgaaggccaaccgcttccgtagggaagtgagaaggccgccgctagtctctgcgtaagtctttATGCTCCTTTATTTtccttcgttgaatcttgtccgagtcttcttttatcctccctccgttcttcttcagggcccctctttcccttgagagggtcgccgtcccctctgtcatggggtcggcagagacgtccgccaatactcggcgggccgac is drawn from Triticum dicoccoides isolate Atlit2015 ecotype Zavitan chromosome 6B, WEW_v2.0, whole genome shotgun sequence and contains these coding sequences:
- the LOC119324298 gene encoding mitogen-activated protein kinase 13-like — protein: MKRKHPIPFPSMFCNADPQAVRLLERLLAFDPKDRPTAEEALADPYFEGFPNLEHEPSPHPFSKLEFEFERWKLTKDGVRDLIYREILEYHPQMLQDYIRAGGQTSFVYPSGVDGMRLQFVHLEENHLRGERGTPLWRRHASLPRERVCAPMGIDNQDCNNERRTASSAAQTTIRSQQEGLPHAYVYQNGTSIPNFCSGYYLQNGSASASSCVIEEIEGPKENGVSEEEKVAYELSQCFARI